The DNA region TTTTAACCTATCGAACGTATAAAACAGAAGATTTTAAGGATGGAATTTTTGAATAAAAGGTTTATTTAATAAGCAGTAGATTTCATTTTACTTCATAAGTAAATTGTATTTTTTAAGTTTTAGGAGAAAAAATAAATTCATTAGAACAACAAATCATTAATATAAAAGAGTTTTTAAAAGAACATATCTGATCTAGAAAAAATTTTACTTAAAGAAATACAAAATAATTATGCAATATTATTAAAAATAATGATGAAAAAGGATAATGATTTTAAAAAACAGTAATAGTTGATTTTGATTTAGATTTATTGTAAGATAACTATCGTTAGTAGTGCTATTCATTTTAGGACTACCTAATTTGTGAATGACATTATTAGGCTTTTAGAGCTTGATTAAGCATTTTAAAAAGAATACTTAATTAAGCTCTAAAATTTTATATTCCTATATTTTGATTTTTATAAATCAGTATTTGTAAAAAGTTTAATGAGTCTATTGTTTTTATGCATTAGAGGTTAGTGGTGTTAAGTGAAATACAAATATAGCAAAAAAAATAAAATGAAAATATAAGTTTTAATTTTGAATTAAGATTTTGAAATGTGTAGTCACATAATAATGAAAAAGATTACTTTAAGTGTGTTATTGATGAATTTTATTTTTAGCTGTGGTGGATATGGCAGTAAAGACGTTGAGGATCCTAAAACTGTATTTTTTAACCTTTATTGCTAATTTGAAAAAATGTCTTTTATCTATTTTTATTTCTTTTAGCGACATGTTTATAGATGTACTTGATATTAATTATGACAGTAAGAAGGAATATATAGGTAAGTATTTCACAAAAATTGCTTAATTATAACATTTGTTAAGACTAAAAAAATACATAAGTTGTTAATGGTGGTAATTGTATTAAGCAAGAGTTAACTCAGTAATTGATAAGTTGATCAATGGGGCATTAGGCAAGATTACAGAAAGTGCTAAAGAGGCAAAAATTGTTGATGTTAAGACTAAGATTTAGGAGTTGGTAATTACGTTAAGAATAGAATCTGAGGCATCTAAAAACATTTGTTTAATGCTAATTTGAGCTTGATTGTAACTTTTGATAAAGAAATTGAGCTAACACATTTGAATAAATTTTTTGTATTAGTCTTCAAATCTAATCTTGTAGATTTCCTAAGTCTTGCAGAGACTAAAAATAATAATAAATTAATTGAATAGAAATAAGTTTAAATAAATTAAACAATTACTTAAAGATAAGAGTTAATAAAATACCTATAGAGATGGTAATAATAGTACCAAACATCCAATTATGTAATCTTGATGTACTTTTGAATTCCATCTTATTAATTTCCATATCTTTTCTAACAAGAGAAATCTCATAGCTCATAGATGCAATATCAGATTTTAATTCAGTTCTAACGTTATCAATCTTGATGTTAAGATTATTTTCAACATTATCTATTTTGGTATCGAGTGCATTAAATTTGGTATCTATCTTAGTGTTAAGATTATTCTCAACAGTATCTATCTTGGTGTTAAGATTATTCTCAACGTTGTCAATTTTGTTATCAAGTTCATTGAATTTAGTATCAATCTTGATGTTAAGATTATTCTCAACAGTATCAATCTTGGTGTTAAGATTATTTTCAACATTATCTATTTTGTTATCAAGTTCATTGAATTTGGTATCTATCTTGATGTTAAGATTATTCTCAACAGTGTCTATCTTGGTGTTAAGATTATTCTCAACAGTGTTAATTTTGTTATCAAGATCCTTAATGTCTGATTTTAATTCACTTCTAACAGTGTCAATCTTATTATCAAGATCCTTAATGTCAGATTTTAATTCACTTCTAACAGTGTCAATCTTATTATCAAGATCCTTAATGTCTGATTTTAAGGTTGTCTCAACCCTTTGAATTTCAGCTTGTAAGGTTGCCTCTACAGATTTAATTTCAGCTTGTAGAAGAGCCTCAACCTTTTCAAGCTTTATATCAAAGTTTTCTTTTAAGAATTCAATATCTTTGAAAGTGAGTTCATTACGATAGTATCTGAA from Borrelia parkeri includes:
- a CDS encoding variable large family protein; the encoded protein is MKKCLLSIFISFSDMFIDVLDINYDSKKEYIGKYFTKIA
- the bdr gene encoding Bdr family repetitive protein, which translates into the protein MGLAQPVITQQMVINELTKAGINKDIAIDLSFRYYRNELTFKDIEFLKENFDIKLEKVEALLQAEIKSVEATLQAEIQRVETTLKSDIKDLDNKIDTVRSELKSDIKDLDNKIDTVRSELKSDIKDLDNKINTVENNLNTKIDTVENNLNIKIDTKFNELDNKIDNVENNLNTKIDTVENNLNIKIDTKFNELDNKIDNVENNLNTKIDTVENNLNTKIDTKFNALDTKIDNVENNLNIKIDNVRTELKSDIASMSYEISLVRKDMEINKMEFKSTSRLHNWMFGTIITISIGILLTLIFK